A genomic window from Rhizobium sp. EC-SD404 includes:
- the cobT gene encoding nicotinate-nucleotide--dimethylbenzimidazole phosphoribosyltransferase: MPANATGLPFDDFRTLLANLPGADRAAVEAVRARDSDLTKPRGSLGRMEALAEWLAAWTGRAPAVNRPLVAVFAGNHGVTEEGVSPFPADVTAQMVSNFAAGGAAINQICVAYDLGLKVFDLALEVPTGNIAKEAAMDERTCAATMAFGMEAIAGGTDLLCIGEMGIGNTTVAAAMFHGLYGGEAEDWVGPGTGAEGDVLARKVAAVKAAVALHKPHLSDPLELLRRLGGREIAAMAGAILAARVERIPVIIDGYVATAAAAVLHKANPAALDHCLIGHVSAEPGHARAIEKLDKTPLLAMGMRLGEGTGAALAAGIVKAAALCHSGMATFSQAGVSGKE; encoded by the coding sequence ATGCCCGCCAATGCCACCGGACTGCCCTTCGACGATTTTCGCACGCTTCTCGCCAATCTGCCCGGTGCCGACCGGGCCGCCGTGGAGGCGGTGCGTGCGCGCGACAGCGACCTGACGAAGCCGCGCGGATCGCTCGGACGGATGGAAGCGCTGGCGGAATGGCTGGCGGCCTGGACCGGGCGCGCGCCGGCCGTGAACCGGCCGCTCGTCGCCGTCTTTGCGGGCAATCACGGCGTGACGGAGGAGGGCGTGTCGCCCTTTCCGGCAGACGTGACGGCGCAGATGGTCTCGAATTTCGCGGCCGGCGGGGCGGCCATCAACCAGATTTGCGTGGCCTATGATCTCGGCCTCAAGGTGTTCGATCTCGCACTCGAAGTGCCGACCGGCAACATCGCCAAGGAAGCCGCGATGGACGAGCGTACTTGCGCGGCCACCATGGCGTTCGGCATGGAGGCGATCGCAGGGGGCACGGACCTGCTCTGCATCGGCGAAATGGGCATCGGCAACACCACCGTGGCGGCCGCCATGTTCCACGGGCTCTATGGCGGCGAGGCGGAGGATTGGGTGGGGCCGGGGACAGGCGCCGAAGGCGACGTGCTTGCCCGCAAGGTGGCTGCGGTGAAGGCCGCCGTGGCGCTGCACAAGCCGCATCTGTCCGATCCGCTGGAGCTGCTGCGCCGGCTCGGCGGTCGCGAAATCGCGGCGATGGCAGGCGCCATTCTGGCGGCGCGCGTGGAACGCATCCCCGTCATCATCGATGGCTACGTGGCGACGGCGGCCGCAGCGGTGCTGCACAAGGCAAACCCCGCGGCACTCGATCACTGCCTGATCGGCCACGTATCGGCCGAGCCCGGCCATGCACGCGCGATCGAGAAACTCGACAAGACCCCGCTGCTCGCCATGGGCATGCGGCTCGGCGAAGGCACCGGCGCGGCACTCGCGGCCGGCATCGTCAAGGCAGCCGCGCTCTGCCATTCGGGCATGGCGACGTTTTCCCAGGCGGGGGTCAGCGGCAAGGAGTGA
- the cobS gene encoding adenosylcobinamide-GDP ribazoletransferase, translated as MRAFIDDIARSIAFLSRLPVPARHFHGDDHGLSRTVRAFPIAGAVIALPAALLAAVLAVIVAPPFVAASLIVALQLMITGALHEDGLADTADGLGAGRDRERALAIMKDSRTGVFGVVALVMTLLIRVAALATLVVILPPEALLLALIAIAAFSRAAMVWHWHMLPPARVDGLAVSMGRPAPASARLALFLGFLVALPLLPFAAGPVAALIAVAAAILAFFVFTSRTRKRLNGATGDTIGATQQLVEVALLAGLALCL; from the coding sequence ATGCGCGCCTTCATCGACGATATCGCCCGGTCGATCGCCTTCCTGAGCCGTCTGCCGGTTCCGGCGCGCCATTTCCACGGCGATGACCACGGCCTCTCGCGCACCGTGCGGGCCTTCCCGATCGCCGGCGCCGTCATCGCGCTGCCGGCTGCCCTCCTCGCCGCGGTGCTCGCGGTCATCGTCGCGCCGCCCTTCGTCGCCGCATCGCTGATCGTCGCACTTCAACTCATGATCACCGGCGCGCTGCATGAGGATGGCCTTGCCGATACCGCCGACGGCCTCGGTGCCGGCCGCGACCGGGAACGCGCGCTCGCCATCATGAAGGACAGCCGCACCGGCGTCTTCGGCGTCGTCGCCCTCGTCATGACGCTCCTGATCCGCGTCGCGGCGCTCGCGACCCTCGTCGTCATCCTCCCACCCGAAGCTCTCCTCCTGGCGCTCATCGCCATTGCCGCCTTCAGCCGCGCCGCCATGGTCTGGCACTGGCACATGCTGCCGCCGGCCCGCGTCGATGGTCTTGCAGTGTCGATGGGCCGCCCGGCTCCCGCATCCGCGCGCCTGGCGCTCTTCCTCGGCTTTCTCGTCGCGCTGCCGCTGCTGCCTTTTGCCGCCGGGCCCGTCGCCGCCCTCATCGCGGTGGCTGCCGCCATCCTCGCGTTCTTCGTCTTCACGAGCCGGACTCGCAAGCGCCTTAACGGTGCCACGGGCGACACGATCGGCGCCACGCAACAACTCGTCGAAGTCGCGCTTCTCGCCGGCCTTGCCCTTTGCCTCTAG
- a CDS encoding DUF1289 domain-containing protein, producing the protein MNINDMKREIRPPRERRPVTIESPCILVCSIDRRTGHCFGCGRTSAEITNWLAYSAAERRAIMDELPARMGEIERKPRRITKRQRLALERDEG; encoded by the coding sequence ATGAACATCAACGACATGAAGAGAGAGATCCGCCCGCCCCGTGAGCGTCGCCCCGTGACCATCGAAAGCCCCTGTATCCTCGTCTGTTCGATCGACCGGCGCACCGGCCACTGCTTCGGTTGTGGGCGCACCAGTGCCGAGATCACGAACTGGCTCGCCTATTCCGCCGCCGAGCGCCGCGCGATCATGGACGAGCTGCCGGCTCGCATGGGCGAGATCGAGCGCAAGCCGCGTCGCATCACCAAACGTCAGCGGCTCGCCCTCGAACGTGACGAGGGCTGA
- a CDS encoding TIGR02281 family clan AA aspartic protease, which produces MRRNPVIFYVAMAILATGLGLLLWNHNSGQTLGLDNDQFGNLVTGVALLTVLSSAFLIRGRFGQMLKAALIWAVIILAFSALYVFRYDIQSLGTRLQAGLMPGTAVMRQLDDGTREIVIQKGIGGQFATEISINGEPVSVMVDTGASLIALSYQDAERLGLDPQNLSFSQPVSTANGQALAAIVTLDAVAIGSIERNRVRALVSEDGALSQSLLGMNFIGELSSFEMRRDELILRD; this is translated from the coding sequence ATGCGTCGCAACCCCGTCATTTTCTATGTGGCAATGGCAATCCTCGCGACCGGCCTCGGCCTCCTGCTGTGGAACCACAATTCCGGCCAGACCCTCGGTCTCGACAACGACCAGTTCGGCAATCTCGTCACCGGCGTCGCCCTGCTCACGGTCCTGTCGTCCGCATTCCTGATCCGCGGCCGCTTCGGCCAGATGCTCAAGGCTGCCCTCATCTGGGCGGTCATTATCCTGGCCTTCAGCGCGCTTTACGTCTTCCGCTACGACATCCAGTCGCTCGGCACGCGGCTTCAGGCCGGCCTCATGCCGGGCACCGCTGTCATGCGCCAGCTCGATGACGGCACCAGAGAAATCGTCATCCAGAAAGGCATCGGCGGCCAGTTTGCCACCGAGATCAGCATCAATGGCGAGCCCGTCAGCGTCATGGTCGACACCGGCGCCTCGTTGATCGCGCTCTCCTACCAGGATGCCGAACGATTGGGCCTTGACCCGCAAAACTTGAGCTTCAGCCAGCCGGTCTCGACCGCCAACGGCCAGGCGCTTGCCGCCATCGTCACCCTGGACGCCGTCGCCATCGGCTCGATCGAACGCAACCGCGTCCGCGCCCTTGTTTCGGAGGACGGCGCGTTGTCGCAAAGCCTGCTCGGCATGAACTTCATCGGCGAGCTCTCGTCCTTCGAGATGCGCCGCGACGAGCTTATTCTGCGAGACTGA